The Antennarius striatus isolate MH-2024 chromosome 20, ASM4005453v1, whole genome shotgun sequence genome includes a region encoding these proteins:
- the LOC137614042 gene encoding aspartyl/asparaginyl beta-hydroxylase-like isoform X7 gives MQRHGNHSSASSSTVPIEEVHMQEEEEVYQDEEPLIQEETEAKTPPADSKNGRRTERGGGGERGGGDVGGASRSPVFSWFVVLALLGVWSSVAVVYLDIVDYDRVIARAKDFHGNLSEVLQGKLKAYDTDGDGDFDMEDAKVLLDEKRKEGAERDATPPTDETAAGSNATTGLKDAATPPVGTSPEDGTETQERLAATTNQQEEDPQEAEPAEDTPSERPPVDSVSADVMMSSLLPPGAGSQDVESEIQAAVPLPPPLDEGFVPDDPQDNSFPDDLGDAIDTTGALMEEAEPVAGAEEESRGPMRGDDRSEPEPQSEAVRQVEVGPAKKKKPKLLNKLDKSIKAEIDGAEKLRKKGQLDEALRAFEALVRRYPQSPRARYGQAQTEDDLAEKRRSNELLQRAISSYRDAAELPDATPDLLRAALRRRAERQQFLGRMRGSLATLERLTQIFPEDIGLKNDLGVAHLLLGDNKGAKQVYEQVLAVVPGNGFAKVHYGFILKSENKIAESIPYLREGLESGEPGTDDGRFYFHLGDALQRVGDESAYHWYELGHQRGHFASVWQRSLYNVDGLKAQPWWTPQETGYTDLVKTLERNWRTIRDEALAVMDRRTGSFVPEEENLREKGEWGQYTLWQQGKKIGNACQGVPRTCALLERYPEATGCKRGQVKFSVMQPGTHVWPHTGPTNCRLRLHLGLVVPRPGCRIRCTNQTREWEEGRVLIFDDSFEHEVWQDANGYRLILIVDVWHPELTPYQRQTLSPI, from the exons ATGCAGCGCCACGGCAACcatagctccgcctcctcctccacggTTCCGATAGAGGAGGTCCacatgcaggaggaggaggaggtgtacCAGGACGAGGAGCCACTGATCCAGGAGGAGACGG AGGCGAAGACGCCTCCAGCAGACAGCAAGAATGgaaggaggacagagagaggaggaggaggagaaagaggaggaggagacgtgggcggagcctccagGTCCCCCGTGTTCAGCTGGTTCGTGGTTCTGGCTCTGCTGGGGGTCTGGAGCTCTGTGGCCGTGGTCTACCTGGACATCGTGGACTACGACCGCGTCATCG CCAGAGCTAAAGACTTTCACGGGAACCTCTCTGAAGTTCTGCAAG ggAAGCTGAAGGCCTACGACACCGATGGAGACGGAGACTTTGATATGGAGGACGCTAAAGTGCTGCTGG atgagaagaggaaggagggggcGGAGAGAGACGCGACCCCGCCCACAG ACGAGACGGCAGCAGGAAGCAACGCGACCACAG GATTGAAAGACGCAGCGACTCCACCTGTGGGAACCTCACCTGAGGACGGTacag AAACCCAAGAGCGTCTGGCTGCAACGACCAATCAGCAAGAGGAAGACCcccaggaggcggagccagcaGAGGACACGCCGTCCGAAAGGCCACCTGTAGACAGTGTGTCAG CtgacgtgatgatgtcatcgctgttGCCTCCAGGCGCTGGCTCTCAGGACGTGGAATCTGAAATCCAAG CTGCCGTCCCCCTCCCACCACCGCTGGACGAGGGCTTTGTGCCAG ATGATCCTCAAGACAATTCATTTCCTG ACGACCTGGGCGACGCCATCGACACGACCGGAG ctctgatggaggaggcggagccagtgGCGGGGGCGGAGGAAGAGAGCAGAG GGCCAATGAGAGGAGACGACcggtcagaaccagaacctcagAGTGAAGCAGTCAGGCAGGTGGAGGTCGGTCCAG ccaagaagaagaaaccgAAGCTGCTGAACAAGTTGGATAAAAGCATCAAAGCTGAGATCGACGGCGCCGAGAAGCTACGCAAGAAG ggCCAGCTGGACGAGGCGCTGCGGGCGTTCGAGGCGCTGGTGCGGCGTTACCCCCAGAGCCCCCGCGCCCGCTACGGGCAGGCCCAG acggAGGACGACCTGGCGGAGAAGCGGCGCAGCAACGAGCTCCTGCAGAGAGCCATCAGCAGCTACCGCGACGCCGCCGAGCTGCCGGACGCCACGCCCGACCTGCTGAGGGCCGCCCTGAGGCGCCGCGCCGAGAGGCAGCAATTCCTGG GTCGGATGCGGGGCTCCCTGGCAACGCTGGAGCGGCTGACCCAGATTTTCCCAGAAGACATTGGGCTGAAGAACGACCTGGGCGTCGCCCACCTGTTGCTAGGCGACAACAAAGGTGCAAAGCAAGTGTACGAACAG GTACTGGCGGTCGTCCCCGGCAACGGCTTTGCTAAAGTTCACTACGGGTTCATCCTGAAGTCGGAGAACAAGATCGCAGAGAGCATTCCCTACCTTAGG GAGGGTCTGGAGTCGGGCGAGCCGGGGACGGACGACGGGCGCTTCTACTTCCACCTGGGTGACGCCCTGCAGAGAGTCGGAGACGAGAGC GCCTACCACTGGTACGAGCTGGGGCACCAGCGGGGGCACTTCGCCTCGGTGTGGCAGCGTTCTCTCTACAACGTGGACGGGCTGAAGGCGCAGCCCTGGTGGACCCCCCAGGAGACGGGCTACACCGACCTGGTGAAG ACCCTGGAGAGGAACTGGAGGACGATCCGGGACGAGGCTCTGGCCGTGATGGACCGCCGGACCGGCTCCTTCGTCCCCGAGGAGGAGAACCTGAGGGAGAAGGGCGAGTGGGGGCAGTACACGCTGTGGCAGCAAG GGAAGAAAATTGGTAACGCGTGTCAGGGGGTCCCCAGGACCTGCGCCCTGCTGGAGCGCTACCCCGAAGCCACCGGCTGCAAGAGAGGACag gtgAAGTTCTCAGTCATGCAGCCGGGGACCCACGTGTGGCCCCACACCGGCCCCACCAACTGCCGGCTGCGCCTGCACCTGGGCCTGGTGGTGCCCCGCCCGGGCTGCAGGATCCGCTGCACCAaccagaccag GGAGTGGGAGGAGGGGCGGGTCCTGATCTTCGACGACTCCTTCGAGCACGAGGTGTGGCAGGACGCTAACGGCTACCGCCTCATCCTCATCGTGGACGTGTGGCACCCGGAGCTGACCCCCTACCAGCGCCAGACGCTCAGCCCCATCTAG
- the LOC137614042 gene encoding aspartyl/asparaginyl beta-hydroxylase-like isoform X13 — MQRHGNHSSASSSTVPIEEVHMQEEEEVYQDEEPLIQEETEAKTPPADSKNGRRTERGGGGERGGGDVGGASRSPVFSWFVVLALLGVWSSVAVVYLDIVDYDRVIARAKDFHGNLSEVLQGKLKAYDTDGDGDFDMEDAKVLLDEKRKEGAERDATPPTDETAAGSNATTGLKDAATPPVGTSPEDGTETQERLAATTNQQEEDPQEAEPAEDTPSERPPVDSVSADVMMSSLLPPGAGSQDVESEIQAAVPLPPPLDEGFVPDDPQDNSFPDDLGDAIDTTGALMEEAEPVAGAEEESRAKKKKPKLLNKLDKSIKAEIDGAEKLRKKGQLDEALRAFEALVRRYPQSPRARYGQAQTEDDLAEKRRSNELLQRAISSYRDAAELPDATPDLLRAALRRRAERQQFLGRMRGSLATLERLTQIFPEDIGLKNDLGVAHLLLGDNKGAKQVYEQVLAVVPGNGFAKVHYGFILKSENKIAESIPYLREGLESGEPGTDDGRFYFHLGDALQRVGDESAYHWYELGHQRGHFASVWQRSLYNVDGLKAQPWWTPQETGYTDLVKTLERNWRTIRDEALAVMDRRTGSFVPEEENLREKGEWGQYTLWQQGKKIGNACQGVPRTCALLERYPEATGCKRGQVKFSVMQPGTHVWPHTGPTNCRLRLHLGLVVPRPGCRIRCTNQTREWEEGRVLIFDDSFEHEVWQDANGYRLILIVDVWHPELTPYQRQTLSPI, encoded by the exons ATGCAGCGCCACGGCAACcatagctccgcctcctcctccacggTTCCGATAGAGGAGGTCCacatgcaggaggaggaggaggtgtacCAGGACGAGGAGCCACTGATCCAGGAGGAGACGG AGGCGAAGACGCCTCCAGCAGACAGCAAGAATGgaaggaggacagagagaggaggaggaggagaaagaggaggaggagacgtgggcggagcctccagGTCCCCCGTGTTCAGCTGGTTCGTGGTTCTGGCTCTGCTGGGGGTCTGGAGCTCTGTGGCCGTGGTCTACCTGGACATCGTGGACTACGACCGCGTCATCG CCAGAGCTAAAGACTTTCACGGGAACCTCTCTGAAGTTCTGCAAG ggAAGCTGAAGGCCTACGACACCGATGGAGACGGAGACTTTGATATGGAGGACGCTAAAGTGCTGCTGG atgagaagaggaaggagggggcGGAGAGAGACGCGACCCCGCCCACAG ACGAGACGGCAGCAGGAAGCAACGCGACCACAG GATTGAAAGACGCAGCGACTCCACCTGTGGGAACCTCACCTGAGGACGGTacag AAACCCAAGAGCGTCTGGCTGCAACGACCAATCAGCAAGAGGAAGACCcccaggaggcggagccagcaGAGGACACGCCGTCCGAAAGGCCACCTGTAGACAGTGTGTCAG CtgacgtgatgatgtcatcgctgttGCCTCCAGGCGCTGGCTCTCAGGACGTGGAATCTGAAATCCAAG CTGCCGTCCCCCTCCCACCACCGCTGGACGAGGGCTTTGTGCCAG ATGATCCTCAAGACAATTCATTTCCTG ACGACCTGGGCGACGCCATCGACACGACCGGAG ctctgatggaggaggcggagccagtgGCGGGGGCGGAGGAAGAGAGCAGAG ccaagaagaagaaaccgAAGCTGCTGAACAAGTTGGATAAAAGCATCAAAGCTGAGATCGACGGCGCCGAGAAGCTACGCAAGAAG ggCCAGCTGGACGAGGCGCTGCGGGCGTTCGAGGCGCTGGTGCGGCGTTACCCCCAGAGCCCCCGCGCCCGCTACGGGCAGGCCCAG acggAGGACGACCTGGCGGAGAAGCGGCGCAGCAACGAGCTCCTGCAGAGAGCCATCAGCAGCTACCGCGACGCCGCCGAGCTGCCGGACGCCACGCCCGACCTGCTGAGGGCCGCCCTGAGGCGCCGCGCCGAGAGGCAGCAATTCCTGG GTCGGATGCGGGGCTCCCTGGCAACGCTGGAGCGGCTGACCCAGATTTTCCCAGAAGACATTGGGCTGAAGAACGACCTGGGCGTCGCCCACCTGTTGCTAGGCGACAACAAAGGTGCAAAGCAAGTGTACGAACAG GTACTGGCGGTCGTCCCCGGCAACGGCTTTGCTAAAGTTCACTACGGGTTCATCCTGAAGTCGGAGAACAAGATCGCAGAGAGCATTCCCTACCTTAGG GAGGGTCTGGAGTCGGGCGAGCCGGGGACGGACGACGGGCGCTTCTACTTCCACCTGGGTGACGCCCTGCAGAGAGTCGGAGACGAGAGC GCCTACCACTGGTACGAGCTGGGGCACCAGCGGGGGCACTTCGCCTCGGTGTGGCAGCGTTCTCTCTACAACGTGGACGGGCTGAAGGCGCAGCCCTGGTGGACCCCCCAGGAGACGGGCTACACCGACCTGGTGAAG ACCCTGGAGAGGAACTGGAGGACGATCCGGGACGAGGCTCTGGCCGTGATGGACCGCCGGACCGGCTCCTTCGTCCCCGAGGAGGAGAACCTGAGGGAGAAGGGCGAGTGGGGGCAGTACACGCTGTGGCAGCAAG GGAAGAAAATTGGTAACGCGTGTCAGGGGGTCCCCAGGACCTGCGCCCTGCTGGAGCGCTACCCCGAAGCCACCGGCTGCAAGAGAGGACag gtgAAGTTCTCAGTCATGCAGCCGGGGACCCACGTGTGGCCCCACACCGGCCCCACCAACTGCCGGCTGCGCCTGCACCTGGGCCTGGTGGTGCCCCGCCCGGGCTGCAGGATCCGCTGCACCAaccagaccag GGAGTGGGAGGAGGGGCGGGTCCTGATCTTCGACGACTCCTTCGAGCACGAGGTGTGGCAGGACGCTAACGGCTACCGCCTCATCCTCATCGTGGACGTGTGGCACCCGGAGCTGACCCCCTACCAGCGCCAGACGCTCAGCCCCATCTAG
- the LOC137614042 gene encoding aspartyl/asparaginyl beta-hydroxylase-like isoform X5, whose protein sequence is MQRHGNHSSASSSTVPIEEVHMQEEEEVYQDEEPLIQEETEAKTPPADSKNGRRTERGGGGERGGGDVGGASRSPVFSWFVVLALLGVWSSVAVVYLDIVDYDRVIARAKDFHGNLSEVLQGKLKAYDTDGDGDFDMEDAKVLLDEKRKEGAERDATPPTDETAAGSNATTGLKDAATPPVGTSPEDGTETQERLAATTNQQEEDPQEAEPAEDTPSERPPVDSVSADVMMSSLLPPGAGSQDVESEIQAAVPLPPPLDEGFVPDDLGDAIDTTGALMEEAEPVAGAEEESRGHEAHGTLYLLSGPMRGDDRSEPEPQSEAVRQVEVGPAKKKKPKLLNKLDKSIKAEIDGAEKLRKKGQLDEALRAFEALVRRYPQSPRARYGQAQTEDDLAEKRRSNELLQRAISSYRDAAELPDATPDLLRAALRRRAERQQFLGRMRGSLATLERLTQIFPEDIGLKNDLGVAHLLLGDNKGAKQVYEQVLAVVPGNGFAKVHYGFILKSENKIAESIPYLREGLESGEPGTDDGRFYFHLGDALQRVGDESAYHWYELGHQRGHFASVWQRSLYNVDGLKAQPWWTPQETGYTDLVKTLERNWRTIRDEALAVMDRRTGSFVPEEENLREKGEWGQYTLWQQGKKIGNACQGVPRTCALLERYPEATGCKRGQVKFSVMQPGTHVWPHTGPTNCRLRLHLGLVVPRPGCRIRCTNQTREWEEGRVLIFDDSFEHEVWQDANGYRLILIVDVWHPELTPYQRQTLSPI, encoded by the exons ATGCAGCGCCACGGCAACcatagctccgcctcctcctccacggTTCCGATAGAGGAGGTCCacatgcaggaggaggaggaggtgtacCAGGACGAGGAGCCACTGATCCAGGAGGAGACGG AGGCGAAGACGCCTCCAGCAGACAGCAAGAATGgaaggaggacagagagaggaggaggaggagaaagaggaggaggagacgtgggcggagcctccagGTCCCCCGTGTTCAGCTGGTTCGTGGTTCTGGCTCTGCTGGGGGTCTGGAGCTCTGTGGCCGTGGTCTACCTGGACATCGTGGACTACGACCGCGTCATCG CCAGAGCTAAAGACTTTCACGGGAACCTCTCTGAAGTTCTGCAAG ggAAGCTGAAGGCCTACGACACCGATGGAGACGGAGACTTTGATATGGAGGACGCTAAAGTGCTGCTGG atgagaagaggaaggagggggcGGAGAGAGACGCGACCCCGCCCACAG ACGAGACGGCAGCAGGAAGCAACGCGACCACAG GATTGAAAGACGCAGCGACTCCACCTGTGGGAACCTCACCTGAGGACGGTacag AAACCCAAGAGCGTCTGGCTGCAACGACCAATCAGCAAGAGGAAGACCcccaggaggcggagccagcaGAGGACACGCCGTCCGAAAGGCCACCTGTAGACAGTGTGTCAG CtgacgtgatgatgtcatcgctgttGCCTCCAGGCGCTGGCTCTCAGGACGTGGAATCTGAAATCCAAG CTGCCGTCCCCCTCCCACCACCGCTGGACGAGGGCTTTGTGCCAG ACGACCTGGGCGACGCCATCGACACGACCGGAG ctctgatggaggaggcggagccagtgGCGGGGGCGGAGGAAGAGAGCAGAG GACACGAGGCTCATGGGACGCTTTACCTCCTGTCAGGGCCAATGAGAGGAGACGACcggtcagaaccagaacctcagAGTGAAGCAGTCAGGCAGGTGGAGGTCGGTCCAG ccaagaagaagaaaccgAAGCTGCTGAACAAGTTGGATAAAAGCATCAAAGCTGAGATCGACGGCGCCGAGAAGCTACGCAAGAAG ggCCAGCTGGACGAGGCGCTGCGGGCGTTCGAGGCGCTGGTGCGGCGTTACCCCCAGAGCCCCCGCGCCCGCTACGGGCAGGCCCAG acggAGGACGACCTGGCGGAGAAGCGGCGCAGCAACGAGCTCCTGCAGAGAGCCATCAGCAGCTACCGCGACGCCGCCGAGCTGCCGGACGCCACGCCCGACCTGCTGAGGGCCGCCCTGAGGCGCCGCGCCGAGAGGCAGCAATTCCTGG GTCGGATGCGGGGCTCCCTGGCAACGCTGGAGCGGCTGACCCAGATTTTCCCAGAAGACATTGGGCTGAAGAACGACCTGGGCGTCGCCCACCTGTTGCTAGGCGACAACAAAGGTGCAAAGCAAGTGTACGAACAG GTACTGGCGGTCGTCCCCGGCAACGGCTTTGCTAAAGTTCACTACGGGTTCATCCTGAAGTCGGAGAACAAGATCGCAGAGAGCATTCCCTACCTTAGG GAGGGTCTGGAGTCGGGCGAGCCGGGGACGGACGACGGGCGCTTCTACTTCCACCTGGGTGACGCCCTGCAGAGAGTCGGAGACGAGAGC GCCTACCACTGGTACGAGCTGGGGCACCAGCGGGGGCACTTCGCCTCGGTGTGGCAGCGTTCTCTCTACAACGTGGACGGGCTGAAGGCGCAGCCCTGGTGGACCCCCCAGGAGACGGGCTACACCGACCTGGTGAAG ACCCTGGAGAGGAACTGGAGGACGATCCGGGACGAGGCTCTGGCCGTGATGGACCGCCGGACCGGCTCCTTCGTCCCCGAGGAGGAGAACCTGAGGGAGAAGGGCGAGTGGGGGCAGTACACGCTGTGGCAGCAAG GGAAGAAAATTGGTAACGCGTGTCAGGGGGTCCCCAGGACCTGCGCCCTGCTGGAGCGCTACCCCGAAGCCACCGGCTGCAAGAGAGGACag gtgAAGTTCTCAGTCATGCAGCCGGGGACCCACGTGTGGCCCCACACCGGCCCCACCAACTGCCGGCTGCGCCTGCACCTGGGCCTGGTGGTGCCCCGCCCGGGCTGCAGGATCCGCTGCACCAaccagaccag GGAGTGGGAGGAGGGGCGGGTCCTGATCTTCGACGACTCCTTCGAGCACGAGGTGTGGCAGGACGCTAACGGCTACCGCCTCATCCTCATCGTGGACGTGTGGCACCCGGAGCTGACCCCCTACCAGCGCCAGACGCTCAGCCCCATCTAG
- the LOC137614042 gene encoding aspartyl/asparaginyl beta-hydroxylase-like isoform X15, producing MQRHGNHSSASSSTVPIEEVHMQEEEEVYQDEEPLIQEETEAKTPPADSKNGRRTERGGGGERGGGDVGGASRSPVFSWFVVLALLGVWSSVAVVYLDIVDYDRVIGKLKAYDTDGDGDFDMEDAKVLLGLKDAATPPVGTSPEDGTETQERLAATTNQQEEDPQEAEPAEDTPSERPPVDSVSADVMMSSLLPPGAGSQDVESEIQAAVPLPPPLDEGFVPDDPQDNSFPDDLGDAIDTTGALMEEAEPVAGAEEESRGHEAHGTLYLLSGPMRGDDRSEPEPQSEAVRQVEVGPAKKKKPKLLNKLDKSIKAEIDGAEKLRKKGQLDEALRAFEALVRRYPQSPRARYGQAQTEDDLAEKRRSNELLQRAISSYRDAAELPDATPDLLRAALRRRAERQQFLGRMRGSLATLERLTQIFPEDIGLKNDLGVAHLLLGDNKGAKQVYEQVLAVVPGNGFAKVHYGFILKSENKIAESIPYLREGLESGEPGTDDGRFYFHLGDALQRVGDESAYHWYELGHQRGHFASVWQRSLYNVDGLKAQPWWTPQETGYTDLVKTLERNWRTIRDEALAVMDRRTGSFVPEEENLREKGEWGQYTLWQQGKKIGNACQGVPRTCALLERYPEATGCKRGQVKFSVMQPGTHVWPHTGPTNCRLRLHLGLVVPRPGCRIRCTNQTREWEEGRVLIFDDSFEHEVWQDANGYRLILIVDVWHPELTPYQRQTLSPI from the exons ATGCAGCGCCACGGCAACcatagctccgcctcctcctccacggTTCCGATAGAGGAGGTCCacatgcaggaggaggaggaggtgtacCAGGACGAGGAGCCACTGATCCAGGAGGAGACGG AGGCGAAGACGCCTCCAGCAGACAGCAAGAATGgaaggaggacagagagaggaggaggaggagaaagaggaggaggagacgtgggcggagcctccagGTCCCCCGTGTTCAGCTGGTTCGTGGTTCTGGCTCTGCTGGGGGTCTGGAGCTCTGTGGCCGTGGTCTACCTGGACATCGTGGACTACGACCGCGTCATCG ggAAGCTGAAGGCCTACGACACCGATGGAGACGGAGACTTTGATATGGAGGACGCTAAAGTGCTGCTGG GATTGAAAGACGCAGCGACTCCACCTGTGGGAACCTCACCTGAGGACGGTacag AAACCCAAGAGCGTCTGGCTGCAACGACCAATCAGCAAGAGGAAGACCcccaggaggcggagccagcaGAGGACACGCCGTCCGAAAGGCCACCTGTAGACAGTGTGTCAG CtgacgtgatgatgtcatcgctgttGCCTCCAGGCGCTGGCTCTCAGGACGTGGAATCTGAAATCCAAG CTGCCGTCCCCCTCCCACCACCGCTGGACGAGGGCTTTGTGCCAG ATGATCCTCAAGACAATTCATTTCCTG ACGACCTGGGCGACGCCATCGACACGACCGGAG ctctgatggaggaggcggagccagtgGCGGGGGCGGAGGAAGAGAGCAGAG GACACGAGGCTCATGGGACGCTTTACCTCCTGTCAGGGCCAATGAGAGGAGACGACcggtcagaaccagaacctcagAGTGAAGCAGTCAGGCAGGTGGAGGTCGGTCCAG ccaagaagaagaaaccgAAGCTGCTGAACAAGTTGGATAAAAGCATCAAAGCTGAGATCGACGGCGCCGAGAAGCTACGCAAGAAG ggCCAGCTGGACGAGGCGCTGCGGGCGTTCGAGGCGCTGGTGCGGCGTTACCCCCAGAGCCCCCGCGCCCGCTACGGGCAGGCCCAG acggAGGACGACCTGGCGGAGAAGCGGCGCAGCAACGAGCTCCTGCAGAGAGCCATCAGCAGCTACCGCGACGCCGCCGAGCTGCCGGACGCCACGCCCGACCTGCTGAGGGCCGCCCTGAGGCGCCGCGCCGAGAGGCAGCAATTCCTGG GTCGGATGCGGGGCTCCCTGGCAACGCTGGAGCGGCTGACCCAGATTTTCCCAGAAGACATTGGGCTGAAGAACGACCTGGGCGTCGCCCACCTGTTGCTAGGCGACAACAAAGGTGCAAAGCAAGTGTACGAACAG GTACTGGCGGTCGTCCCCGGCAACGGCTTTGCTAAAGTTCACTACGGGTTCATCCTGAAGTCGGAGAACAAGATCGCAGAGAGCATTCCCTACCTTAGG GAGGGTCTGGAGTCGGGCGAGCCGGGGACGGACGACGGGCGCTTCTACTTCCACCTGGGTGACGCCCTGCAGAGAGTCGGAGACGAGAGC GCCTACCACTGGTACGAGCTGGGGCACCAGCGGGGGCACTTCGCCTCGGTGTGGCAGCGTTCTCTCTACAACGTGGACGGGCTGAAGGCGCAGCCCTGGTGGACCCCCCAGGAGACGGGCTACACCGACCTGGTGAAG ACCCTGGAGAGGAACTGGAGGACGATCCGGGACGAGGCTCTGGCCGTGATGGACCGCCGGACCGGCTCCTTCGTCCCCGAGGAGGAGAACCTGAGGGAGAAGGGCGAGTGGGGGCAGTACACGCTGTGGCAGCAAG GGAAGAAAATTGGTAACGCGTGTCAGGGGGTCCCCAGGACCTGCGCCCTGCTGGAGCGCTACCCCGAAGCCACCGGCTGCAAGAGAGGACag gtgAAGTTCTCAGTCATGCAGCCGGGGACCCACGTGTGGCCCCACACCGGCCCCACCAACTGCCGGCTGCGCCTGCACCTGGGCCTGGTGGTGCCCCGCCCGGGCTGCAGGATCCGCTGCACCAaccagaccag GGAGTGGGAGGAGGGGCGGGTCCTGATCTTCGACGACTCCTTCGAGCACGAGGTGTGGCAGGACGCTAACGGCTACCGCCTCATCCTCATCGTGGACGTGTGGCACCCGGAGCTGACCCCCTACCAGCGCCAGACGCTCAGCCCCATCTAG